From Henckelia pumila isolate YLH828 unplaced genomic scaffold, ASM3356847v2 CTG_391:::fragment_3, whole genome shotgun sequence:
atatatacgtGGGTTACTCGAAACAATATTTTCGAGAGAGTTTGAAAAATGACTTTggtcaacaaatttttttgatttataacattttttcaaaaaagatttgcaaaatgaccatcaaatacaaagaaaatgcaaaaacaaaacaatggaaaaaattgagaaggttatattttcaaatataaacgaaggttatttagttaaataaatctcaaattctccttttcttgggattgaaTCTTTCTCGAGCGTGTTTACTTCCTTCGGTTCGCCTCAATCTGATTCATTCTTCATTCTTCATTCTTCATTCTTCATTCTTCTTCTTTGATGTCAATTTTGTTTCACCAATCGATTGGTGTTTGATGTGAAAATTGGTCCCTCCAATTAATCAACTCTATCAAATCAGATCATCAATTCAATAATTCCACAATTAGTTTCTTCAGTTGTATGTTTCATGACCCGAGCATCGCCACCGCCTACCCTCGACGTTCACAGTTGCGATAGGCTTCACCGAGCTTTGGCCGAGTGCTACCGCCGGATCCCGGCGGGCCCATCTCGTCAGTCCGCGTGCCGTCACCTGAACCACTCACTTGCCGAATGCTTGGTGGCAATGGTCTGCCCCGAGGAGATCGAGGCCGTCCATTCTCTCTGCTCCAGCGGCGGAACCGCCCTCAAACGCCGCCAGTGCCAGAGAGCACAGCTCGAGCTCTCCACATGCTTGTCCGCTCATCAAACGCAACCGTAAAACTATCTGGCCATCGAGGTGAGAATTTTCTTTTTCAGATTTTGTAATGGATTACATTTGAGATAACATGCTAGATTCAAGAATGTAACTCATGCATCCTGGCTATCCACTTTTTACAGCTTAAAGCATATCCATGTACTAGAATTGGCACAAAACTCACACCTTTATTGTGTTGGAGTACAAGCATATGCTATTTTTTGTTACAAAAACTTCACCAATTTATTCAGCCACGCTTTTAAAGAATTTCTAGGAAGTAAAATCAAAGCAAAGGACATCTTTTTTCACAAAGACGATGGCATGCCTCATCGAATCGAAGCTTACAAACAGGCGAATTCTGCTTCagttaggtagtgtttgggagtgcttctaggaagcactagaagctctcccaaacactacctaattcATCCCCGCTTAGTGAGTATCTCCTCGCGTTTGTCTAAAGCTTCATATAATTTTGTCACTTCCTGCAAAACAGTGAGGAACAGCATTTTATGGGAGAGAACAGCTGGACAAATCCAGAATGAAGCAAGATTCATCTGGCCACAACAGGGGGAAGCAGATGTGGTAGGTAAAGGAGATCTCTGGATCATCATGCTTTGAGTAATTCACCTCATGTTTATAGACACTGTTGTTGATCCCTCGAATACCAAATCATCGATTTGGGCTTTCAAGTGTGGAGGGTAAAGGTCCAGCTCTGCATTTTCAGCTATGTCATTGaattctgtattgaacatgttttgagttttttaTCCCAAAGAATCTTGCACAATACAAATATGTGTCGCTCAAATCCTACATAATAACATTTCAATATAGCGGGAGGAATTAAAATTAGTAGCGCACACGGGAAAAGTGTATTTGTGCTCGCAAGTTCATACAAGTCTCTGGTACTTTTTGCCCCATTCAAAGGATCTTTTGTCTTTCCAAATCGGGGTTTCACCGACTGGCGGAGGAGTGAGTGTAAATAAGCGGTTTTATATGTGTATGGCGTGGACTTACATTGAATGTGATCGCCTTGTCGAGCCCTTTGATCTTTAGGCACACTAGGCACCTAGATCGCCTTGCGGAAAGTGGAAGGAGGAGTCCTCACAAATTGCACCAGTTGCAGACATCTCATTCGAACGGTGTTATGAGGATTGAACTACACTTCAAATCATTGGAGACGGAAACCATGTGGATTGAGGTAAGTACAGTTGATATATAGCATTGATATTGGTCATCAATTCATATATATTAACAAGTGCTACAAGAACTCTAATACAGTTTATAGCCAAATCGTCATGAAGCAAAAGCATGAGTGATGAACAGCCAGCGTCTCGTCTTGCAGTGGCCTCTCGAGTTTCAATTTAGAAACTCCTGAAGATCATCACTGGGTGGCAACATAACCCAATACAAAAACTAAAAGGTGACAACACAACCCAAAAAATGAGGGGAGCTAAATTTGACTCTCATTTTGCACTTGAACCTGTTGAAAGCGAATTATATGTGAGTAGAAACATTTTCATTCCGACTTTCAACATTCAGAAGCTAAAAAATATAAAGATTTATTGAAGAGTTAAAAGTGTTTATAACACTTTAATCATAATCACTTGTAAAAGAGAACCATGGAACCGTATACTTTTGCTCCTAATCAATACTAATTTAATAATAATGCTTGAGAAATTGTTGCTTTTTGTTACACAAAAATGTTACTTGCAATGCTCGCACAATAAGGATGCACAGGCCTCATTTAAGATTTTGAGGGTCTCAATCGAACTTAAAAAATTAGACCCTCGAAGAATAGAGCaccattttaaaaataataataataataataaactatTGTGTTTGCATCAATAAAAGTTTGTCAAAACatatcaatttaaaatatatatttatatcattTTCAGGTCATACACCTCAgtattttactatttttatcGTTTTTATCTCAGTTATCTAGATCATAACACTCCAGAGAAACAAAACCCCTTGATTTATATATTACAAATCATCTTCAATAATATTAACACTATCTTTTTCATTCAGTTTGTTTACAATACAAGCTCGAAGGatcattttttattataattatcatTCGTAAAGAAATCgatgtttttttttctatttaacTATGAATTGATCTTAATTCTTTTGATATCTAGACAAATGTTTGTGTGTCATAGTAACTTTATAATAaccacaaaaaaattatataatatttttctataTATTATAACAACAAATTATATAGATTTggaatttgataaaaaaaaaataaaatcaaattgatATGTGGATGTGTATATTTCAGTTGCATAATTTTAGCATTCGTTTCACCGAATTCTAAACCATATcctaaacaaaatataaattcttttttaaaaaaaaacagcagATTGCGCATCAATGGAAAAAGAATGTGCTGATTTTTTGTGGGGACTGGAGAATGAAAGAGGAGGATGCACCGGAAAACATGGGATTTTCTTTGTAAGCCGAAATGTCTTGGTGGGTTGGGTTTCAGAAAACATGAGATATTCAATAAAGCCTTACTGGTGAAACAAATGTGGCGCATTATTCAAAAGCCGACTTCTTTAGTGGCGAGAGTCTTAAAAGCTCAATTCTTTAAGCACATGGATGTCATGCATGCGCCCCTCGGAAGCAATCCTTCATTTATATGACAATCTCTAATTGGGAGTAAGGCCTTTTGGAGGAGGGACTTGGTTGGCATGTTGGTGATGGTAAATCTCTTGATATCTTCCAGGATAGGCGGATTCCGACATTGCGTGCTAAGATCACACCGGATACTAGTTGGCACAAAGGTAAGCTCGCTGATCATTAATTCCCAGTGAAATGAGCCTTTGATTCGGAATGTTTGCAGGCCTCACATCGTGCAGAAAATTACCTCTATTCCATTATCAAGTGCTTATTCTGAAAATAAACAGTTCTGAAAATTTGATTCGAAGGGCCAGTATTCTGTGAGGAGTGGCTACCGTATTGGTACTGGTATGGAAGATCCGCCCCAAAAATGGTGGCGGTTTATCTGGTCACTCTCTATACCTTCGAAGATTCGTATGTTTTGGTGGCGAGTGTTTCATAACATCCTTCCCACTGGGGTTAATCTTGCCTCCCACCGCGTACCGGCCTCTGATCGATGCCCACTCTGCTACAACTCAGAGGACACAAACTTGTCATGCATTACTCTTCTGCCCGACGTTGAAAGATTTTAGAAACATAACGATGTATGGAGATATCTTAAGCAGTGTATGAATCTCGACACGTTGAAATTTGtctaacaaatttttttaaaataaattcttaatatcaaattttaataattgaaAGTAAactatattgtttaaatttataaaacaaTTCGATTATCTATACCACATGTTACTAcgaaatcaaattaaaattatagttAAATTCATTTATATAGGTAGATGATAATACAAGAATAAGAAAAGTGAAGCTAATTAATCTTAGAAATTATTGTATAGTTAATATAAAAaagatttttttgtttttattcgaaaatattTACATGAAATATCATATTACTAtatttaaaacattttttaTGACCCACCCATAAGAATAAGATATGAGCCCTGAGATGGCCGTGCGTGAATGGCACAAAGCCAATTTTAAACTTTCTTGTGCCATTTGAAGTTTGACCAGCTCATCTGGATTTTTTATTAACGAGTACACAAATATGCggttattttcaaaaatttcattttaatttaaatcCTATGATGAATCTTTCTATGTTGATTGGACATTTATTATTTCGCCAAATATGCAGCAAGTAATAACATATTAAGCATTATACAAGTAATAATtgaaaacagagaagaagaTTTCAAAGATGTGTCCCAGTACGAAACAAAGTTCAATACCTTGGCTTATCTATACTCAACGTTTGCTGCTTTCCATTCCACGCACTCGCAAAGGACGTTTCTCGCTTCCCACAAGGCTAGCAAATGTAACAATTTCATAATTATGCGTATCACAGTGAAACCATTGAATTGCAAACAAGAAGCTTCTCCTACAATAGCAAACTGTGGAATCCAATACACTTGAGAACAAAAAACGAGATTGTCTTTCATACACCTAATTCAAGATAgacataaatattttcatctagttAAATATAATAATCAATCATCATGTAGAATGCATTGCCTCTATATAGTCATAGTCTCGTAGAAGATATTTAGGTTTTGTTCACGTTTGCCAATACCAGATAATAATACTGTGATTCTGGTGGGGCCAAAATACAGATCAGGCATGTTCTTGGTATTATTATTCACACTATAAGACACAATGATACAACGACAAACTCCAATAGCAGCTATGAACCTGAAATGTCTCGAATATTTGCTCTGAAATATCCTTTATGGAAAGGGCTACACACATTATCAACCATTCACGTTCATAAGCACATTAAAAGCAATCAGCCACAACCCATTAATTAGAAAACCTGTTCCGGTCATGGGAAGAAGAGTAGTCGATATTTGGACCGTGAGGTATGATTCCAAATGGATTGATGGTCGGATGGCTTCCATAATAATGCTTTTTAATGTGTACCATGTTAACTGTGCTGCTGACTCCAGGGATTTGAAATATGTCTTTGGTGAAATTGAAGATATTCGGATACTCGTGTAATAGCTTCTTGTTGCATTTGAAGTGAACAGCATAGACCTGCAACAAAAAAACAGCATCCATAACTGTGTCCTATTTCAATTCAAGAATGTAACCCAAGAAACATGTTTCACCACTTCACCACAATAATAGCAATGAACTAGAATTGACACAAGGCTAACATAAAGGTCATGCCTTTACTGAGTCTGGGTAATGAGTATTCAATGCAgagttttaatgacttttagtgactttttaaaatgatagatttttgtggagttatacatttttattgacttttatagaATCTCACAGATTTACAAACAGATTTTGATGGATTCTTTGTAGACTTTTCGGAGGACTTTTATAGAGATTCTAAATTTTTCATACAATTACATGAATTTGTATCTTTAATATATCTTATTATTTTTCGTTTTTTTCTTTGAAGTAATAATTATTTGACATAAATAATaactttatttgaaatattttttaaatttattgatgaaaatgaatttcatttattttaagtatatatgtatattaatgtaacaaaattaaaaacaaaaaaatttgcgGTTGTGtaaagttaattttttttaaaaaaaacatatgataacttataaattattttatcaattatatcatatAAAGTTatgtcaaattttattttttatcatgtctGTTATCCgactattcaaatatttgaattaaatcattttatatttttttgaatcacatattattatcattagatattataattataattattgatataaatcataaattaaaaagcacaaaacatttcaaaaatttcaaattttttttattttgattttaaactatcccaaaaaatttaagaaaaaaaggaaaaaatacatgaagataaataaataaatatatatatatatatatataaagtttctttcaagtgcccacttactatgcccaccaatgatgtggcactattctattggatgtgataaagatgtgataaattgtaggtccaatagaatagtgccacatcattggtgggcatggtaggtgggcacttgaaagaaactctatatatatatgcattttgaatatgagagagagagagtgagATAGAGAGGAATGAAGAGAGGAATGAGATGTGAGAAAGAGTGAGAAATTATGGGTTTAATTTTAGAAATCCATCCAAATCTTTGGGTTAGACCAAAGACATTTTTTTACAAATTATAGTTGTACCTTAAACATTAATGTTTGTAtgtcaataattttcatggagtTATTAAAAGTCCATTGGCATTTTGAATAACACTAGACTTTtgtagagtttttaaaagtcaaggTTGAATACCACTTTACTTTTAAAACTATAAAAAGGATTTCTATAGAGTATATAAAAGTTATGATTGAATACCACAAGACTTCTAAAATCCACAAAAGTCATTAATTCTCCTCATTGAATACGACCGAATCTTGCCACCGATAAACATATTCATGTTACGAGGAATTCAGCATTTTATCAAGCTGTTCCATTTCCACTGTCATTGTTTCTAAGTAAAATCAGGCGGAAGAATCATGCATCCATTGATGACTCATGAGTCATGATTTCAAAGGAATATTTTACACGATTAATGCAGCACAAAGTCAAGAGTAGACACTCTTCGATGATGATCAATGAACGGAGATCGTTGGCAGTTTTAATCATCTCTGAGTAGAAGTAATTTAACGTTACTTGTTCATGTCCAAATGGCAGTTTATCTTGAAATCAAATGACATACCTCATCAAATCTTATGAGGGTCACAAACAAGCGTATATCTGCTTCGGTCAGTGTATCTCCACAGAGATATCGCTGCTTACTGAGTATCTGCTCACATTTATCCAAAGCTTCATATAATTTCGTCACAGCCTGCAAAACAGAGAAGAGCGGACAGAGAAATCAGACAAATCGCGAAAGAAGCAAGATTAAATTCTTGATCAAAGGGGGAAGGGGCCGGGATCTTGATCATCATACTTATGTGTAATTTACCTCATCGTAAGGTTCCTGCTTCTTAGCAAATCCACATTTATAGACCCCGTTATTAATCCcatcatatatcaaatcatTTACTTCATTGATCTGGGCTTGCAAGTGAGGAGGATAAAGGTCCAGCGATGCATTTTCAGCAATATGATTGaattctgtattgaacatgcgGATTATCTCCGAGCTCTCATTGTTGACGATTGTCTTGAGTTTCTTATCCCAAAGAACCTAGCACAATGTTAGGTAATACTTCAGTATAGGAGGGAAGGGGAAGAATAAAAAATTTACCATCAAAAGTAGCACCAACCGGGACCGTATATTTTCCCGTGTAATTTGTACTGGCAAGTTCATATAAGCCTCTTATACTTATTGCGCCATTCAAAGAGTCGGGCTCCGCTCCGGGTTCCTCGGAATTCGAGGCAGGAAAAAGCCATCCCATGTGCTCATCAGTATCCCTTGTCCTTCCCCACTGGGGTTTGACTGACTGGTAGAGGTATTAGGACTCTATGTCAAACAAAATGCAGTAGACATTGTTTTTGGAGTAGACTTACCGTAAAAGTGATGGCTTTGTCAAGCCCTTTGATTTTGAGGCACGCAAGACACCTCGATGCCCAAGGACAGGCGTACGATACATACAAATGATACCTCCCCGCCTCTGCAGGAAAAGATGAATTGGGATCCCTGGAAATGAAATTACGGAAAGTAGAAGGAGTCCTCACAAATGCACCACTTGCAGATGTCTCGTCTAGAGCAGAATGAGCCATGGGAACAGCCACCTGAGGTAAAATTTCAACCAACAAGGGCTAGAACATAGTTATAGTTTTCAATCATGAAAtcaaagcaaaaaaaaatttttactaAGACCAGACATTCAGCAAGGATCCTAGGGTTCAGAATGAAATTAACGATCAACACagtaaaaaagaaaagaaaaacaaaacaaaaatccaATCTTGAAGGAAAATCGTTGGAGACAGTAATCCAAGTGCAAGGTTAGTAATTTATGAGGCTTCAAATTTGAAGAGAGCATGGAAATGGAATGCTCGTTCAACTTCACtcagattaattatttttcatagaTTTggctttttcttttcttttcttttctttcgtcacacaaaaacaaatataaaaaaatttccgtCACGGGTTCTTTTCAGCCTAGGCCCAATACTTGGGTCGGTCCATCTGAAGGCCTCCGGGAACAAATTGTATAATGGGCTTCCCAAATGGAGGTGTGGAAACTGATGGAATGGGTCAGTGTGATTGTACGAGTTGGCAGAGGAATCGGGCATTAATTtccatttaaatatatttttgtttttttaaattttaacatggtaaattttaaattcatctattttatatattatttttattgtgttttaATGTATGAAATTTGGTGGGATTTGGAAAAATATCGTTTTATTATTTGGAAAATTGAGATTTCaaaatcatattgatatttgattagaAATTATTTGAAATCCTTATGAAATTGGTGTTATTTCACAAGATTTGAGAAATAAGAACAATAAAATTATctttacaaataaattatataattactcaagaaaaatttaaaccttctctataaattttacaaaatatcaattatttaAAGTCTAATTCACAATATTATACAGACACACattgagaaataaaataaaaaatatttgtatattatttataacattTTGTAAATTATTTCTTTCTCTTGAAAAAgttcattatttttaattctaataaaaagataactttattttaattttctctttgctaaatttttgattttttgatttaatatttttatatatatattctaaaatattttttgttcttGATAAACATTAAATgagaatttttatataaatattgtggataaaaaaattaagaataagtaatacaaatttttttaatataaacaatattattattaaagcaAATTCCAAAtcacattttaaatatttgcCAAACATCAAAATGAAATCTCTTTCCACGAATTTAAGGTTGCACTTGAATTGAAGTATTTCAAATACATggatttcgattataattttagtgttaacaatgaaacatagagaaatctcaaattcataacttaattatttacacattacttaaatgaattaaaaaagATTCTAAATCATCACTTTATTGGATGAACTTAAAATTCATCCTAAGCATCATGAATTACCATtaccatataaacataaaaaaagtaGATTTGATGTTTATGGTGCTACTTcactaaacaaaaaaaatgcatTTGAAATCCATTTATTTGAAATACTTCTATCCAAGCGAAGCCTAAAATCCAAATCTAAATCCAAATTCCACTTTTTAATTATTCATATTAGGATGAATTTCAAATTCACCCAATAAtaatgtaattcaaaattcattaTACTACGTATTACTAACATGTAAACAAGAAAAATACGGATTAAAATTTGATATGTTGGTTCATATATTAAACAATAAAACTATAATCGAAACTCACATATTGCAAATCCATCTATCCAATCCCCAAATGCACTCGAGTCTTGATTAATTCTTGGGTATGCAGGGAAAACTAGGGTGGCAAGACGAATCAGAAACTGTTACTGTAAGCAAAACCTCTCGGATAACTGAAACTGATTGGATGTGAATTTGGGTTTATATTCATTTAAACCGCTTCTGCCTTCTATTACAATGGCCCCcaggaaaagaaaataaataaataaacaagacGAATTCATCTGTGTAGTTGTCATCGTTAGCTTTCACAGTGCATCACTggaatgattttttaaaaaaaaaatcgccGACACCAGGGCACTAATGCAACCCAAAAGTGACAGCAAAAGACTGGAGGTCTACTACTGGTTGCATAATTCATAAATAAACTTATCAAACAACAACGATTGCTGTAGTAGCAACATAATGTACACACACTGGAAAATTATCGAGTTTGTGTCACTTGCATACTTCTCATACGACTACATGCTATCAATTCAAATGTGCATGCATAACGCACTCTTTTGTTCACAAAATCTTTCAAAGTCTGAGGTTTCAAACAGCCCATCGCAGAAAATAATAGATGATCTCCATTCAGTAGGTACTCCATATAGCAAAAGTCAAACAAAAATTCTCATAGGACGCTTCTTCCTAGGTATCTAGGAATGACCttcaacaaaaaaatgaaagagATTATGACTAATGCTATCTCCAATCCACGTCCCTCAACACAGATTTTTACAGTAAAAAACTCATCCTATTTTCTTAATAGCAAGATGCGCGTCCCAAAATATGGATAATGCGTGACGCAAACCTGGGTTCACACCTGCACTAAGTTCTGGGCTACGATATACTGTTCACCAGCAATGTGGCCAATTCATTCCAGCTCAATCTCAACCACTCAGCAGAAATCGAGGATTAGCGACCAAAAGCATATAAAATTGACAGAAGGAGAGAGTCCAATGCCAGCAGCACAAAGTTTTGAAATATAGCTCTCACTTACTCCAAGCCTACCTCTTTCTATTAAGTTTGTGTCTATTTATCAGTGGGCGTAACTTTATTTCCTCACCAGCACCACATCAGACCCTGTCTGCTGATGCTTTTGGGAGGTTCAAGCTACTAACAGTATCACCGTCTCTAGACGGAACAATTATTTTTGGGGTCTGAATACAGGATATTCTTTGCTGAGATGCATCTTTGCCAGCAACTTGCGAACTACCATTTTCAAATTCAATACTCAGCGATGCATGTCTTTTAGGCCCATGGTGAGTGGACGATAAGATGTTATCTCTTGGACCATTTTGGACCAAGTGACTTGTGTTTTCTTTCGTGCTGTCGTCCATAGATTGTTGAATGTCTAAAGACAACACGATGTTTGACCTGGAATCATCATTAATTATCTGGTCTTCACCAGTGCAGATTGCTGACACAAAATGTTGTTCATCGTCCTTGTCAAGGCACTGACCGggaaaatatgtatttttctGGCTGACCAAATTATCCACAGCCAACTCATTTTCCATAAAGACAGGTCTCACAAGCCTTTTGCGTTTAAAAATCTTCTTTGCAGAACGTTCGGCCTCTCCGCTATCatcaataatatttttaatcacaACAGAGGTAGTTCCAGTCCCGaccaaaattttatttgtttcacTTCGACGCTTGAAATCAATTATGCGAGTTTCTTTGGGCACTTTGTTGGAACCTTCTACTGTAGCTAGATGTGCGTCCTTCAATATTTTCTTCTCGTCGATCGACTGATTAACATTGAGATGACTCTCCATCCGTTTTCCATCTAAAGAAGTCTCTCCATTGTTATTTTGTCCAACCATCCTGATGTTCTTCAACTTGCTACACGGCCGATTTTTACCCTTGTGCAACATTTCCATAACTTCATCAGCTGATGCGTCCATATAACGGTCTGGACAATTAAAAGGAACTCCATTTCTTTCTTCATCAAACTGGATATACTGACCAGAAGTCAAGCGAGTAAAAACACTTTTTCTAATATTGGGACTAAGATGTGGAGCTTCAGAATGTTTCAAATTACATGACATTTTTGAGAAATGTCCAACATCACTTCTCAAATCACTTTCTCCCCGATAAGCATGTTCACCAAAACAATTCTCTTTAGGTAAAAGAGACTTGTTTTGAGTCAACATATCCAATGTCGTATAGGGAACATGCCCGCTCATGTGATGTGATCCATTGGAAATATTGCCACCAAGCCCATATTGTTGTCCATTAGATTTGTAGACAAGAGGGAGCCTTTTTCTTACTCCAATACTTTCACCATCTGTCTGAGGCACTGAGGATATTGAATGCTTAGAAAACGAGCCTCTGAAACCAACAGAAGCAGGGGTATCAAGATCCTCGCCCATGGATGACTTTGAATTTAGGCAAGAATTAGTGGTGTCATGAAAAACAGAACTTTGGCAGCTTGATGTGATAGTCGCTGAAACTTTATTTTCGCATTCACGAGCAATATCCAAGTATCTGCTGGAAGTTTTTGACTCCGAGAAATATGCCAAAGACGATTTTGTATACAAAGAGTGACAGGGATCAAGAGAACCGTGGTAAGGAAGATCTTCCCTCACTAAAATAGTATTGCGATCAGCTTCCCAAGAAGAGGAGCATCCCTGATCAACGAAAGGATCCTTAGAAACGTAAGGGTGGGCTTTAGTACCGTGGTCAAAATTCGAACAAGATGGATCATGACTCTGAGGTACTCGGACGAGAGAAGGGTGCTCAGCCGAGATGACAGGGCTGACATACTTATCAATCTCCTCTAAATTTTCCACTTCATTACTCTTTCTGAACCTGTCATCATCTACTACTACT
This genomic window contains:
- the LOC140871113 gene encoding uncharacterized protein isoform X2, translated to MAHSALDETSASGAFVRTPSTFRNFISRDPNSSFPAEAGRYHLYVSYACPWASRCLACLKIKGLDKAITFTSVKPQWGRTRDTDEHMGWLFPASNSEEPGAEPDSLNGAISIRGLYELASTNYTGKYTVPVLWDKKLKTIVNNESSEIIRMFNTEFNHIAENASLDLYPPHLQAQINEVNDLIYDGINNGVYKCGFAKKQEPYDEAVTKLYEALDKCEQILSKQRYLCGDTLTEADIRLFVTLIRFDEVCLCCSLQMQQEAITRVSEYLQFHQRHISNPWSQQHS
- the LOC140871113 gene encoding uncharacterized protein isoform X1, producing the protein MAHSALDETSASGAFVRTPSTFRNFISRDPNSSFPAEAGRYHLYVSYACPWASRCLACLKIKGLDKAITFTSVKPQWGRTRDTDEHMGWLFPASNSEEPGAEPDSLNGAISIRGLYELASTNYTGKYTVPVLWDKKLKTIVNNESSEIIRMFNTEFNHIAENASLDLYPPHLQAQINEVNDLIYDGINNGVYKCGFAKKQEPYDEAVTKLYEALDKCEQILSKQRYLCGDTLTEADIRLFVTLIRFDEVYAVHFKCNKKLLHEYPNIFNFTKDIFQIPGVSSTVNMVHIKKHYYGSHPTINPFGIIPHGPNIDYSSSHDRNRFSN
- the LOC140871116 gene encoding uncharacterized protein isoform X2 — translated: MEYTDEDNGVAGRIPECGAIFMANAVTKKECFRHNVFALPSSMAGFLKHVKAGMVLFMFEYEKRELFGVYEAVSDGAMDIVPHAFHRVGKHFPAQVIFRHIWNCYPLLEKEFRDAIRENYFSAKKFNFGLSEDQVHRLLLLFSAKKLKNKLPACLETELVSQSDGKDKHLVGDDMFLLNKETYMEPKDRVHKDDKINCDDQGILIDYPDEFFTKRRRLDNDGRLVLNKVTENALYNSRSPLRFTCIDSQKDSLNEEGRLGDNCRGLPVDWVSIENQVGKNFNPVLSAEYVLHPSDIRMTDGGILMHRNRMFRESNKDISFGEAFETECFGKPINRSRLPTDNDRFLIDDDMQTEYMASNDVRQSDQDLLVQARKVTNDHKCYTNVNFESRYHVHHAGSLSASANPCNLHTVRKTIAVGNERIESEPNFGTFSRAGSENFANPLHYDLRTIHNGEISIIDRKATESTLSPAALKNSRYIANCGGRVVVDDDRFRKSNEVENLEEIDKYVSPVISAEHPSLVRVPQSHDPSCSNFDHGTKAHPYVSKDPFVDQGCSSSWEADRNTILVREDLPYHGSLDPCHSLYTKSSLAYFSESKTSSRYLDIARECENKVSATITSSCQSSVFHDTTNSCLNSKSSMGEDLDTPASVGFRGSFSKHSISSVPQTDGESIGVRKRLPLVYKSNGQQYGLGGNISNGSHHMSGHVPYTTLDMLTQNKSLLPKENCFGEHAYRGESDLRSDVGHFSKMSCNLKHSEAPHLSPNIRKSVFTRLTSGQYIQFDEERNGVPFNCPDRYMDASADEVMEMLHKGKNRPCSKLKNIRMVGQNNNGETSLDGKRMESHLNVNQSIDEKKILKDAHLATVEGSNKVPKETRIIDFKRRSETNKILVGTGTTSVVIKNIIDDSGEAERSAKKIFKRKRLVRPVFMENELAVDNLVSQKNTYFPGQCLDKDDEQHFVSAICTGEDQIINDDSRSNIVLSLDIQQSMDDSTKENTSHLVQNGPRDNILSSTHHGPKRHASLSIEFENGSSQVAGKDASQQRISCIQTPKIIVPSRDGDTVSSLNLPKASADRV
- the LOC140871116 gene encoding uncharacterized protein isoform X1; translation: MEYTDEDNGVAGRIPECGAIFMANAVTKKECFRHNVFALPSSMAGFLKHVKAGMVLFMFEYEKRELFGVYEAVSDGAMDIVPHAFHRVGKHFPAQVIFRHIWNCYPLLEKEFRDAIRENYFSAKKFNFGLSEDQVHRLLLLFSAKKLKNKLPACLETELVSQSDGKDKHLVGDDMFLLNKETYMEPKGGFHPLLRDYEDNSFSRAKNDEFLIDRVHKDDKINCDDQGILIDYPDEFFTKRRRLDNDGRLVLNKVTENALYNSRSPLRFTCIDSQKDSLNEEGRLGDNCRGLPVDWVSIENQVGKNFNPVLSAEYVLHPSDIRMTDGGILMHRNRMFRESNKDISFGEAFETECFGKPINRSRLPTDNDRFLIDDDMQTEYMASNDVRQSDQDLLVQARKVTNDHKCYTNVNFESRYHVHHAGSLSASANPCNLHTVRKTIAVGNERIESEPNFGTFSRAGSENFANPLHYDLRTIHNGEISIIDRKATESTLSPAALKNSRYIANCGGRVVVDDDRFRKSNEVENLEEIDKYVSPVISAEHPSLVRVPQSHDPSCSNFDHGTKAHPYVSKDPFVDQGCSSSWEADRNTILVREDLPYHGSLDPCHSLYTKSSLAYFSESKTSSRYLDIARECENKVSATITSSCQSSVFHDTTNSCLNSKSSMGEDLDTPASVGFRGSFSKHSISSVPQTDGESIGVRKRLPLVYKSNGQQYGLGGNISNGSHHMSGHVPYTTLDMLTQNKSLLPKENCFGEHAYRGESDLRSDVGHFSKMSCNLKHSEAPHLSPNIRKSVFTRLTSGQYIQFDEERNGVPFNCPDRYMDASADEVMEMLHKGKNRPCSKLKNIRMVGQNNNGETSLDGKRMESHLNVNQSIDEKKILKDAHLATVEGSNKVPKETRIIDFKRRSETNKILVGTGTTSVVIKNIIDDSGEAERSAKKIFKRKRLVRPVFMENELAVDNLVSQKNTYFPGQCLDKDDEQHFVSAICTGEDQIINDDSRSNIVLSLDIQQSMDDSTKENTSHLVQNGPRDNILSSTHHGPKRHASLSIEFENGSSQVAGKDASQQRISCIQTPKIIVPSRDGDTVSSLNLPKASADRV
- the LOC140871122 gene encoding uncharacterized protein, which produces MTRASPPPTLDVHSCDRLHRALAECYRRIPAGPSRQSACRHLNHSLAECLVAMVCPEEIEAVHSLCSSGGTALKRRQCQRAQLELSTCLSAHQTQP